CATCCCCCGAAGAGTAGGTAGCTTGCGCTGACATGGCCCGGGACCTCTTCGACCGTATGCGGGTCATCGACGTCGACACCCACCTGACCGAGCCCCCCGATCTGTGGACGGCCCGCTTCCCGGCCGGCAGGCACGACGAGGTTCCCCACATCGAACGGATCGACGGCCGGGACACCTGGGTTGCGGGGGGAACCCGTCTCGGTGCCCCGGGCTTCTACTCCATGGCCGGCCACAACGGGGTCATGCCGGCGTCCATCCCGGAGACCTACGAGGACATCCCGCCGGCGATGTACGACCCGAGGGCCCGGCTCGAGCTCCTCGACGCCGAGGGCATCGACGCCCAGGTGCTGTACCCGAACGTGGGCGGGTTCGGGAACGGCTACTTCCTCCGGCTCGGTGACCGCGACCTGGTCATGGAGTGCGTGCGGGCCTACAACGACTTCCTCACCGACTGGTGCAGCGCCGCGCCCGATCGGCTGGTGGCCATCACCGCCATCCCGTTCTGGGACCTCGACCTCGCCGTCGAGGAGCTGCACCGGTGCCTCGGCAACGGCCACCGGGCCATCAACTTCTGCAACCAGCCCCAGGACTACGGCCAGCCTCCGCTGGCCCACCGGCACTGGGATCCGATCTGGGCGGCCGCCCAGGAGGGCGGGATCCCGGTGAGCTTCCACGTGGGGGGCGGGGCCATGGGCACCCAGTTCGGGGACGCGGCGGAGATGGGTTGGATGACGAACTTCGCCCGGGTGTCGTCGCTGATCTTCATGGACAACATGCGCTCGATCGCCGACTTGATCTTCGGTGGCGTCTGCCACCGGTTCCCGCACCTCGACTTCGTGTCCGTGGAGTCCGGCGTCGGCTGGATGCCCGCCATGCTCGAGACCTTCGACTGGCAGTGGAGCAACGGTGGGATCCGCGACGACCACCCCGAGTACGACCTGCTGCCCTCCGAGTACTTCCGGCGCCAGATCTACGGGTGCTTCTGGTTCGAGGAGGAGGTGGCCCGT
This genomic stretch from Acidimicrobiales bacterium harbors:
- a CDS encoding amidohydrolase family protein; translated protein: MARDLFDRMRVIDVDTHLTEPPDLWTARFPAGRHDEVPHIERIDGRDTWVAGGTRLGAPGFYSMAGHNGVMPASIPETYEDIPPAMYDPRARLELLDAEGIDAQVLYPNVGGFGNGYFLRLGDRDLVMECVRAYNDFLTDWCSAAPDRLVAITAIPFWDLDLAVEELHRCLGNGHRAINFCNQPQDYGQPPLAHRHWDPIWAAAQEGGIPVSFHVGGGAMGTQFGDAAEMGWMTNFARVSSLIFMDNMRSIADLIFGGVCHRFPHLDFVSVESGVGWMPAMLETFDWQWSNGGIRDDHPEYDLLPSEYFRRQIYGCFWFEEEVARDAIRQYPDNILFETDYPHPTCQYPGPCTRAQRPREYAERVLADMPAGVVEKVLSGTAARLYRL